In Leptospira harrisiae, one genomic interval encodes:
- a CDS encoding TetR/AcrR family transcriptional regulator, whose translation MAKTVTEKVDLIPKLLELFCNYGVDGVSIKMVGEVTGLGKGSIYYFFPSGKSDMVDFIILHAERFLNEKLLLLTENKLKGKKGIEEFLNTFVYDTLLLSYIHFMSSLALSHQRVYYMDKLNLFYKDLTLKLSKVISKEGYPNSKAWNISENVIVSVYGSYLFSCSLEDKSYFQNRIKKLNKILMENLKSN comes from the coding sequence ATGGCAAAGACGGTTACGGAGAAGGTTGATTTAATCCCTAAATTACTCGAGTTGTTTTGTAATTATGGAGTTGATGGTGTATCCATTAAAATGGTTGGAGAAGTCACAGGTTTAGGGAAAGGGAGTATTTATTATTTTTTCCCCAGTGGAAAATCGGATATGGTAGATTTTATAATTTTACATGCGGAGCGGTTTCTGAATGAAAAATTGTTGTTATTAACTGAAAATAAACTTAAGGGTAAAAAAGGGATCGAAGAGTTTCTTAACACTTTTGTGTATGATACTCTTCTTTTATCTTATATTCATTTTATGAGTAGTTTGGCATTAAGCCATCAGAGAGTCTACTATATGGACAAATTAAATCTTTTTTACAAAGATCTTACCTTAAAATTGTCAAAAGTAATTTCGAAAGAGGGGTATCCGAATAGTAAAGCATGGAATATTTCTGAAAACGTGATTGTATCCGTTTATGGTAGTTATCTTTTTTCTTGTTCACTGGAAGATAAAAGTTATTTTCAAAATCGCATTAAAAAGTTAAACAAAATTCTAATGGAAAATCTTAAATCGAACTGA
- a CDS encoding cysteine-rich CWC family protein gives MKGVFLEDFNTNGLKNINQDQSNGKHEEKICPHCLRIFECKVGSISLCQCNKVTLSLEEREYLATQYSDCLCYQCMETLTFEFKMNKSYKLISWRF, from the coding sequence TTGAAAGGAGTTTTTTTGGAAGATTTTAATACAAACGGATTAAAAAATATAAATCAAGATCAAAGTAATGGGAAACATGAAGAAAAAATTTGCCCCCATTGTTTGCGAATTTTTGAATGTAAGGTTGGTTCTATTAGTCTTTGCCAATGTAATAAAGTAACTCTTTCCTTGGAAGAAAGAGAATACTTGGCGACACAATATTCCGACTGTCTTTGTTACCAATGTATGGAGACACTTACCTTTGAATTTAAAATGAACAAATCTTATAAATTGATCTCTTGGCGTTTTTGA
- the katG gene encoding catalase/peroxidase HPI, with the protein MRTNNISAIAILVLSFSSLWAADTNESVSSMERQGNSNQFWWPERLDLAPLRQHAAESNPMGRQFNYSKEFKDLDIKAIKEEIKTLMKTSQDWWPSDYGHYGPFFIRMAWHSAGTYRISDGRGGAGGGQQRFEPLNSWPDNANLDKARRLLWPIKKKYGKKISWADLMVLTGNVALESMGFKTYGFAGGRTDDWEADLVYWGPEKKWLADERYEGDRKLKNPLGAVQMGLIYVNPEGPNGNPDPLAAAKDIRDTFGRMAMNDEETVALIAGGHTFGKAHGKADPSKHVGKEPAAAGIEEQGFGWKNSYKKGNAEDTITSGLEGAWTSNPTKWTTQYLNNLFGFEWVQTKSPAGAIQWIPKDGAAANMVPDAHDKTLRHAPIMFTTDLALKFDPSYKVIAKKFQENPKEFELAFAKAWFKLTHRDMGPLSRYISKDLPNEPLIWQDPLPAVDHKLVGPKEIESLKGKILISGITIPELVRTAWASAASFRNTDMRGGANGARIRLAPQKNWQVNDPEELSKTLKKLEQIKTDFNESGNKISFADLIVLAGNTGIEAAAKKAGVDVKVPFTPGRTDATIEQTDVYSFSVLEPKADAFRNYYGVGNSLSPTEMLVDRSNMLSLTIPEMTVLIGGMRSLDANSGKSKHGILTTRPGVLTNDFFVNLLDMSTKWQKSEQTEGVYEGIDRKTGAKKWTATSVDLILGSHSELRAVAEVYASDDGKDKFVKDFVSAWNKVMMLDRFDVKK; encoded by the coding sequence ATGAGAACAAATAATATTTCTGCTATTGCCATTTTAGTGCTCTCTTTTAGCTCGTTATGGGCTGCAGACACGAATGAATCTGTAAGTTCGATGGAACGCCAAGGCAATTCCAACCAGTTTTGGTGGCCCGAACGACTCGATTTGGCACCTCTCCGCCAACATGCCGCGGAATCCAACCCAATGGGGAGACAATTCAACTATTCCAAGGAATTCAAAGACTTGGACATCAAAGCCATCAAAGAAGAGATCAAAACCTTGATGAAAACTTCTCAGGATTGGTGGCCTTCTGACTATGGCCATTACGGGCCCTTCTTCATTCGGATGGCTTGGCATAGTGCCGGAACATACCGAATCTCCGATGGCCGAGGTGGAGCCGGTGGTGGACAACAAAGATTTGAACCACTCAACAGCTGGCCTGATAATGCAAACCTAGACAAAGCTCGCCGTCTTCTTTGGCCGATCAAAAAGAAATATGGAAAAAAAATCTCTTGGGCAGACCTAATGGTTCTAACTGGAAACGTTGCTCTCGAATCTATGGGATTTAAAACCTATGGTTTCGCAGGCGGAAGGACCGATGATTGGGAAGCTGACCTTGTATATTGGGGACCTGAAAAAAAATGGTTGGCCGACGAACGGTACGAAGGTGATAGAAAACTAAAAAACCCACTTGGTGCCGTACAAATGGGACTCATATATGTAAATCCAGAAGGTCCCAACGGAAATCCAGACCCACTAGCAGCTGCTAAAGACATTCGCGACACTTTTGGTCGTATGGCTATGAATGATGAAGAAACCGTAGCGCTGATTGCGGGTGGCCATACTTTTGGGAAGGCTCATGGAAAAGCAGATCCTTCTAAACACGTTGGAAAAGAACCAGCAGCGGCAGGAATCGAAGAACAAGGGTTTGGTTGGAAAAATAGCTACAAAAAAGGAAATGCCGAAGATACCATTACAAGTGGACTCGAAGGTGCATGGACCTCTAACCCAACAAAGTGGACAACTCAATACCTAAACAATTTGTTTGGTTTTGAATGGGTTCAAACAAAAAGTCCAGCAGGTGCCATCCAATGGATACCAAAAGATGGAGCAGCTGCCAATATGGTTCCCGATGCACATGATAAAACATTACGACATGCTCCGATCATGTTTACCACAGATTTAGCATTAAAGTTTGATCCAAGTTATAAAGTAATCGCTAAAAAATTCCAAGAGAATCCTAAGGAATTTGAACTTGCGTTTGCGAAGGCTTGGTTTAAACTTACGCACCGAGACATGGGACCACTTTCCCGATATATCTCTAAAGATTTACCGAACGAACCGCTCATTTGGCAAGATCCACTTCCTGCCGTTGATCATAAGTTAGTTGGTCCTAAAGAAATCGAAAGTCTAAAAGGAAAAATTCTAATCTCAGGAATCACAATCCCTGAGTTAGTTAGAACCGCTTGGGCTTCTGCTGCCAGTTTCCGAAATACCGATATGCGAGGTGGAGCCAATGGCGCAAGAATCCGTTTGGCACCTCAAAAAAATTGGCAAGTAAATGATCCTGAAGAACTTTCAAAAACATTAAAAAAATTGGAACAAATCAAAACCGATTTTAATGAATCAGGAAATAAAATCTCTTTTGCCGACCTGATTGTGTTAGCCGGAAATACCGGTATAGAAGCAGCAGCAAAAAAAGCAGGAGTGGATGTGAAAGTCCCTTTTACTCCAGGCAGAACAGATGCAACGATTGAACAAACAGATGTGTATTCATTTTCTGTTCTAGAACCAAAGGCAGATGCATTTCGTAACTACTACGGTGTTGGTAATTCTTTATCACCAACAGAAATGTTAGTGGATCGTTCCAATATGTTATCCCTTACCATTCCTGAAATGACAGTGCTAATCGGTGGAATGCGATCTCTAGATGCAAATTCTGGAAAATCAAAACACGGAATTTTGACCACTCGGCCAGGAGTTCTTACTAATGACTTCTTTGTCAACTTACTTGATATGTCCACAAAATGGCAAAAATCAGAGCAAACTGAAGGAGTATATGAGGGAATTGATCGCAAAACAGGTGCTAAAAAGTGGACTGCCACATCAGTAGATCTAATCCTTGGTTCTCATTCGGAACTCCGCGCTGTAGCTGAAGTGTACGCTTCAGATGACGGAAAAGACAAGTTTGTAAAAGACTTTGTTTCTGCCTGGAACAAAGTGATGATGTTGGATCGATTTGACGTAAAAAAGTAA
- a CDS encoding YiiD C-terminal domain-containing protein, with the protein MKENLANSFHPDPKWKWMEFFLGFKKAINLYSPFWGSGIKVLQYNKEKQQINVQLKMNFFNKGYMGTHFGGSLYSMCDPFYVYLLMKNLGSNYMVWDKRAEIEYINKNNNSVFAKFEVSENDIENIKSRLSKQKKIDYTFTINVTDSKENTIALVKKIIYIRKLTPKQKNRI; encoded by the coding sequence ATGAAAGAAAATTTGGCTAATTCTTTCCATCCAGATCCAAAGTGGAAATGGATGGAGTTTTTTTTAGGATTTAAAAAAGCAATCAACCTCTATAGTCCTTTCTGGGGATCCGGAATAAAAGTATTACAATATAACAAAGAAAAACAACAAATCAATGTTCAATTAAAAATGAATTTCTTTAATAAAGGTTACATGGGAACACATTTCGGCGGATCTCTTTATTCCATGTGTGATCCATTTTATGTTTATTTATTAATGAAAAACTTAGGAAGTAATTATATGGTTTGGGACAAACGTGCGGAGATTGAATACATAAATAAAAACAACAATTCAGTTTTTGCAAAATTTGAAGTATCGGAAAATGATATAGAGAACATAAAATCCCGGTTATCGAAACAAAAAAAAATCGATTATACATTCACGATTAACGTAACAGATTCCAAAGAAAACACGATCGCTTTAGTTAAAAAAATAATATATATAAGAAAGCTGACACCAAAACAAAAAAACAGAATATGA
- a CDS encoding high-potential iron-sulfur protein yields the protein MNQNSRKHFLTTSLSWMTSLFILEGGLGLMKNLMAEKKHSAPLPDDANPVLESDPTAKALGFHHDAKQTDFILYPERKELTTKNQFCKHCAQFTKINENWGKCNIITSGVVSSNGWCSAWSFKS from the coding sequence ATGAATCAAAATTCAAGAAAACATTTTTTAACAACTTCGTTGTCTTGGATGACCTCCCTCTTTATTTTAGAGGGAGGATTGGGTTTGATGAAAAATTTGATGGCAGAAAAAAAACATTCTGCCCCTTTACCTGATGATGCAAATCCTGTTTTAGAATCCGACCCTACTGCCAAAGCACTTGGGTTTCACCATGATGCAAAACAAACTGATTTCATACTGTATCCAGAAAGAAAAGAACTCACAACAAAAAATCAATTTTGTAAACACTGTGCTCAATTTACAAAGATAAATGAAAACTGGGGAAAATGTAATATCATTACCTCTGGAGTTGTATCTTCCAACGGTTGGTGTTCTGCCTGGTCATTTAAATCATAA
- a CDS encoding helix-turn-helix transcriptional regulator → MSVFFLVPLFASLANISCFIENITRDHRFHRLLSVFYFTIGVQNAATAALCFASDETTGLAFWIFQCHSFFLLAPVLVAICSFCTGRKLLNQGTIGIAIYALVVDLICSSIPKTVVYGFAKFSFGMAPLLTDVGGILGGSVHFFAITLSLYYVLFPLEWNAFFERRTFIIALCVWWFGLFSNFLPMYGFNFPPLHPVVDATLSVLFSIYLNRFNAAKPSVYSFIASILISLAVGLLIGIFILGILPIFTYKEFVTSVLTTLTSLVFFAYLLKTTLKDNRPNLPFLLPLEQFGLSKQELRICELIAEGHSRSFIRLILNVSDGTLRNHLKNIYGKVLPESNSTSKDQLQRLTVFLSKQKITES, encoded by the coding sequence ATGAGCGTATTTTTTTTAGTCCCTTTGTTTGCTTCCTTAGCTAATATAAGTTGTTTTATTGAAAATATCACACGTGATCATCGTTTCCACAGACTCCTTAGTGTTTTTTATTTTACAATTGGAGTTCAAAATGCAGCCACAGCTGCCCTTTGTTTTGCCTCCGATGAGACCACAGGTCTTGCGTTTTGGATCTTTCAGTGCCATTCTTTTTTTCTATTGGCTCCCGTGCTTGTTGCTATTTGTTCATTTTGTACTGGGAGAAAATTATTGAATCAAGGAACCATTGGCATTGCAATATATGCATTGGTAGTTGATTTGATTTGTTCTTCGATACCGAAAACTGTGGTTTACGGTTTTGCTAAATTTTCCTTTGGTATGGCACCCTTACTCACTGATGTTGGCGGAATACTCGGTGGTTCTGTACATTTTTTTGCAATCACATTGTCGTTATACTATGTTTTATTTCCTTTGGAATGGAATGCTTTTTTTGAAAGACGGACCTTTATCATTGCTTTGTGTGTTTGGTGGTTTGGCCTATTTTCAAATTTTTTACCAATGTATGGATTTAATTTTCCTCCCCTTCACCCCGTAGTCGATGCCACTTTGTCTGTATTATTTTCTATTTATCTAAATCGATTTAATGCGGCAAAACCAAGTGTTTACAGTTTTATTGCTTCCATTTTGATTTCACTCGCTGTTGGGTTATTGATTGGGATATTTATATTAGGAATTTTGCCAATATTTACCTATAAAGAATTTGTGACTTCTGTTTTGACTACTTTAACAAGTCTCGTGTTTTTTGCATATTTGCTAAAGACTACGCTCAAAGACAACAGACCAAATCTTCCTTTTTTGTTACCTCTTGAACAATTTGGATTGTCCAAACAAGAACTACGAATTTGTGAGTTGATTGCGGAAGGGCATAGTCGTTCTTTTATTCGTTTGATTTTGAATGTTTCAGATGGAACATTACGAAACCATCTCAAAAACATTTATGGTAAAGTATTACCTGAGTCAAATTCCACTTCCAAAGACCAACTCCAACGTTTGACTGTTTTTTTATCCAAACAAAAAATTACTGAATCATAA
- a CDS encoding lactonase family protein, producing the protein MKNQFKILSLFLCFYFFLFYLNCSPAKLNGTCDPKSESFLISALLEFGSDDGKYLCASFAGLNPFRFRYESDYFVIRQNETIVPMVPFASEPIEFCKISPSLPTGLVFNPTTCVISGTPLVGVNATKYFITAGNQNKQITIPLIIKSLFTPKFAYLLNTTSSLVNLFFINANNGVLTGNGTIAVGGGPESLGISPSQKYLTVANRSSNDLSQFSINQTNGNLSVVGTVPSGGVSPLAMTYHPYKDIVYIRNNLNIATFLVNQATGNLTLISTIPASTGASSIAVDPFGNYLYVPNYNSKLMDSYWIDPATGIPSPNVIQTIGTGAFPRNLEILSNGKNLYIVNDSDNNISTYQIDSNSGFLSSFFPATVPMGLNSRSVVADPSGKFLYMTNQGSDFVSIYGIDPSTGSLFPAAMSQMTTGDGPTGINIDSSGKFLYVTNFNANTVDIFQINQSNGSLTKIVDVATNILPIAIVTSGTNP; encoded by the coding sequence GTGAAGAATCAATTCAAGATTTTGTCTTTGTTTTTATGTTTTTATTTTTTTTTGTTTTATCTTAATTGTAGTCCAGCCAAATTAAATGGAACTTGTGATCCAAAAAGTGAGAGTTTTTTAATTTCCGCATTGTTAGAATTTGGTTCTGATGATGGGAAATATCTTTGTGCTTCCTTTGCCGGTTTAAATCCTTTTCGGTTTCGTTATGAGTCCGATTATTTTGTGATTAGACAAAATGAAACGATTGTTCCAATGGTTCCGTTTGCATCCGAACCCATTGAATTTTGTAAAATTTCGCCGAGCTTACCTACTGGACTAGTATTCAATCCTACAACTTGTGTAATTTCGGGAACTCCTTTAGTTGGTGTAAACGCTACAAAATATTTTATAACTGCTGGGAATCAAAATAAACAAATTACAATTCCTTTGATTATTAAATCATTATTCACTCCTAAATTTGCTTATTTGTTGAATACAACTTCAAGCTTAGTTAATTTATTTTTTATCAATGCAAATAATGGCGTATTAACTGGAAATGGAACCATAGCTGTGGGGGGTGGTCCTGAATCCTTAGGTATCAGCCCAAGCCAGAAATATTTAACTGTGGCTAACCGGAGTTCGAATGATCTTAGCCAGTTTTCCATTAACCAAACTAATGGTAATTTAAGCGTAGTTGGAACAGTACCAAGTGGAGGAGTGTCACCTTTAGCGATGACTTATCATCCGTATAAAGATATCGTATACATTCGTAATAATTTGAACATTGCTACTTTTTTGGTCAATCAGGCGACTGGAAATTTAACATTGATTAGTACAATTCCTGCTAGCACCGGCGCCTCTAGTATTGCCGTTGATCCTTTTGGAAACTATCTCTATGTCCCAAATTATAATAGTAAGTTGATGGATTCCTATTGGATTGATCCGGCTACAGGAATTCCATCGCCAAATGTAATCCAAACGATAGGAACGGGCGCATTCCCGAGAAATTTAGAAATTCTATCGAATGGAAAAAATTTATATATCGTGAACGATTCAGATAATAATATTTCTACCTATCAAATAGATTCTAACAGTGGTTTTTTGAGTTCTTTTTTTCCTGCCACTGTACCCATGGGATTAAATTCTAGGTCGGTTGTGGCTGATCCTTCAGGAAAATTTTTGTATATGACGAACCAAGGTTCCGATTTTGTTTCTATCTATGGAATTGATCCAAGTACGGGGAGTTTGTTTCCTGCTGCTATGAGCCAAATGACAACGGGAGATGGTCCAACAGGGATTAACATTGATTCTTCGGGAAAGTTCTTATATGTGACAAACTTTAATGCAAATACGGTGGACATTTTTCAAATCAATCAGTCAAATGGAAGTTTGACAAAAATCGTAGATGTGGCAACGAACATACTGCCTATTGCTATAGTGACTTCAGGAACCAATCCTTAG
- a CDS encoding glutathione S-transferase family protein, producing the protein MDNYHAPNLLLYYHPLASFCHKILIALYENGTAFEPRFVDLLEEESSAELFAYWPVGKIPLLRDRLREKTIPETTIIIEYLNEFYPGKVKLIPNDFSTALEIRLWDRFFDLYVSEPMQKIVVDRLRPNGQNDTLGVEQAYQRLPVAYRMLEAQLKSQNFIACESFSMADCSAVPALFYADTILSFRKEYPKLTDYFERLLDRPSVKRTIDEAEPYFHMYPLFDKIPKRFLKEKK; encoded by the coding sequence ATGGATAACTATCACGCACCCAACCTATTGCTTTATTACCACCCTCTCGCTTCCTTTTGTCACAAGATTTTGATCGCTCTGTATGAAAACGGTACTGCGTTTGAACCAAGGTTTGTGGATTTATTGGAGGAAGAGTCCAGCGCTGAACTTTTTGCTTATTGGCCAGTGGGTAAAATCCCTCTCCTTCGAGACCGATTACGTGAAAAAACAATTCCCGAAACAACCATCATCATTGAATATCTAAATGAATTTTATCCCGGAAAAGTAAAACTCATCCCAAATGATTTTTCCACCGCTTTAGAAATAAGGCTTTGGGATCGATTTTTTGATCTTTATGTCAGTGAACCTATGCAGAAAATTGTGGTAGATCGGCTTCGTCCAAATGGCCAAAACGATACACTTGGAGTGGAACAAGCATACCAAAGGCTTCCTGTCGCTTACAGAATGTTAGAAGCACAATTGAAATCTCAGAACTTCATTGCTTGCGAAAGTTTTAGTATGGCGGATTGTTCCGCTGTTCCTGCTTTATTTTATGCAGATACGATTTTAAGTTTTCGAAAGGAATATCCAAAACTTACAGATTACTTTGAAAGATTATTGGATCGACCTTCCGTTAAACGAACGATAGACGAAGCAGAGCCTTATTTTCATATGTATCCTTTATTTGATAAAATTCCAAAACGATTTTTAAAAGAAAAAAAGTAA
- a CDS encoding ethanolamine ammonia-lyase subunit EutB — translation MGYRTILGTKTYNFPELKDLLAKASPHRSGDVLAGVSATSQEERVAAQMALADVYLSEFLNVELIPANKDEVTKLILESHDKDVFSLISHLTVGGFRDFLLAETTDAEVINSIRWGITPEMAAAVSKLMSNQDLILVGNKIKVFTKFRNTLGLPGRLSVRLQPNHPTDDPKGIAASLLDGLLLGSGDAVIGINPATDNIPTNIALLEMLDNIIQKYSIPTQSCILSHVTTSMEVMRRGAPLDLVFQSIGGTEDLNKSFGVSLSLLKEARQMALALGRGTVGDNVMYFETGQGSALSAGAHHGIDQQTLEVRAYAVAREFSPLLVNTVVGFIGPEYLYNGKQIIRAGLEDHFCGKLLGLPMGVDVCYTNHAEADQDDMDNLLTLLGVAGCTYIMGVPGADDVMLSYQSTSFHDALYLRQVLGLKPAPEFEDWLLSRGIFSNKLGFLPKENRNLSLIEDLLGK, via the coding sequence ATGGGTTACAGAACAATCCTTGGCACCAAAACTTATAATTTTCCAGAACTGAAAGACTTGTTAGCAAAAGCGAGTCCCCATCGGTCAGGTGATGTCCTCGCGGGAGTATCGGCGACAAGTCAAGAAGAGAGAGTCGCAGCACAAATGGCTCTCGCTGATGTTTATCTATCTGAATTTTTAAATGTGGAGCTTATCCCGGCAAACAAAGATGAGGTGACAAAACTCATTCTTGAGTCTCATGACAAAGATGTTTTTTCACTGATTTCTCACCTGACAGTGGGTGGATTTCGTGACTTTTTGTTAGCTGAAACAACGGATGCAGAGGTCATCAATTCCATTCGATGGGGAATCACTCCTGAGATGGCAGCTGCCGTATCCAAATTGATGTCCAACCAGGATTTAATTTTAGTCGGAAATAAAATTAAAGTTTTCACAAAGTTTAGAAATACATTAGGTTTACCTGGTCGACTTTCTGTCAGATTACAACCAAACCATCCGACTGATGATCCCAAGGGGATCGCAGCTAGTTTGCTAGATGGATTGCTTCTTGGGAGTGGAGATGCTGTCATTGGAATTAACCCCGCCACTGATAACATACCAACTAATATTGCTTTATTGGAAATGTTAGACAATATCATTCAAAAGTATTCTATTCCTACACAATCCTGTATTTTATCTCATGTGACTACTTCGATGGAAGTGATGAGGAGAGGAGCTCCTTTAGATTTGGTGTTCCAGTCCATTGGTGGAACAGAAGATTTAAATAAAAGTTTTGGTGTTTCTCTTTCTCTTTTGAAAGAAGCAAGGCAAATGGCACTTGCATTAGGTCGTGGGACTGTGGGTGATAATGTTATGTACTTTGAGACAGGACAAGGGAGTGCCTTGTCTGCAGGTGCCCACCATGGTATCGACCAACAAACGTTAGAGGTAAGAGCTTATGCTGTTGCCAGAGAGTTTTCACCACTTCTCGTAAATACCGTTGTAGGATTTATTGGGCCCGAATATTTATACAATGGAAAACAAATCATTCGTGCTGGTTTGGAAGACCATTTTTGTGGAAAACTGCTGGGGCTTCCAATGGGTGTGGATGTTTGTTACACGAATCATGCGGAAGCTGACCAAGATGATATGGATAACTTGTTAACTTTGTTAGGTGTTGCAGGTTGCACTTATATTATGGGAGTTCCGGGAGCTGATGATGTGATGTTGTCTTATCAAAGTACTTCTTTTCACGACGCATTGTATCTCAGGCAAGTATTAGGTTTAAAACCAGCACCGGAATTTGAAGATTGGTTACTTAGTCGTGGAATCTTTTCGAACAAATTAGGTTTTTTACCTAAAGAAAATCGAAACTTGAGTTTAATCGAAGATTTATTAGGAAAGTAG
- a CDS encoding DUF1554 domain-containing protein encodes MTVDSISQMYIFENLSKTSGILNHWKQITTYDLQNYKKYFYHSQTLLELTYLFIIAIGMITNCISSQLENVCDVSSESFSKTIAAKVVLGETSHPCFSANVSNQTGFTIGGKISGLTGGGLTLILNHKNSLMVPSGSTEFAFPVQIPAGINYEVNFSTQAEGNYCELVNSTGTVSNQNINDIEINCQASCLKCIIFITQNVYPANVGKASNFDSNCLSDPNYPGTGHYKAMVVDGISRRASVTSNIGDNQIDWVFKANQAYIRPGGINIETSNANGLFASSLSAPITTVSSDHWTGLNQDWTSYLDGACLKWTTNSASELGTVGDAFTQDITILTAGKGLQHCSVNRELVCVEQ; translated from the coding sequence ATGACAGTAGATTCAATATCCCAGATGTATATTTTTGAAAACTTATCTAAAACATCTGGGATTTTGAACCATTGGAAACAAATTACTACTTACGATTTACAAAACTATAAAAAATATTTTTACCATTCCCAAACCTTACTCGAGTTGACTTATCTTTTCATAATCGCCATCGGAATGATCACAAATTGTATTTCCTCTCAATTAGAAAATGTTTGTGATGTAAGTTCAGAATCTTTTTCGAAAACCATTGCTGCGAAAGTAGTATTAGGTGAAACAAGTCATCCTTGTTTCTCAGCGAATGTATCAAATCAAACAGGTTTCACTATTGGCGGAAAAATTTCTGGTTTAACGGGTGGCGGTTTGACTCTGATTTTAAATCATAAAAATTCACTTATGGTTCCCTCAGGTAGCACAGAGTTCGCTTTTCCTGTTCAGATCCCTGCTGGCATTAATTATGAAGTTAACTTTTCAACTCAAGCGGAAGGTAACTACTGTGAGTTGGTTAATTCTACAGGAACCGTCTCCAACCAAAACATAAATGATATTGAAATCAACTGCCAGGCCTCCTGTTTAAAATGTATTATCTTTATCACCCAGAATGTTTACCCTGCCAATGTTGGCAAAGCATCGAACTTTGATTCCAATTGCCTATCAGATCCAAACTACCCTGGCACCGGACATTACAAGGCAATGGTCGTCGATGGGATATCTCGACGCGCCAGTGTCACTTCAAATATAGGAGACAATCAGATCGATTGGGTTTTTAAGGCAAACCAGGCTTATATCAGACCAGGTGGGATCAATATCGAAACATCCAATGCCAATGGATTATTTGCCTCAAGCCTTTCTGCACCAATTACGACAGTTAGTTCCGATCATTGGACGGGACTCAACCAAGATTGGACATCATATCTAGATGGGGCTTGTTTGAAGTGGACCACGAACTCAGCTTCAGAACTTGGAACCGTGGGGGATGCTTTTACTCAAGATATAACGATACTTACAGCAGGGAAAGGACTACAACATTGCTCCGTCAATCGCGAGTTAGTTTGTGTTGAACAATAA
- the eutC gene encoding ethanolamine ammonia-lyase subunit EutC: protein MTFLEEWKQYSQARIGLDRTGGSISTKDMLKFRLDHARARDAVLLNPDFSSLLENLKALGKGKNLPAVFVESLVSSKEEYLLRPDLGRRLSTESVNNLQSLSGDFDLAIIGVDGLSAKAIENNYIPFLTILMEEINKTGFRVGPLVLSKWGRVAIGDEVGEILNSKISIVIIGERPGLSSADSLGVYITYHPQVGNTDESRNCISNIRPGGFAFESAVKKTIYLITESIQRKLSGVGLKDEMPPEFLLPSKENRVIGES, encoded by the coding sequence ATGACTTTTTTAGAGGAATGGAAACAATATAGTCAAGCAAGAATTGGTTTAGATCGTACTGGTGGTTCGATTTCCACCAAAGATATGTTAAAGTTTAGGTTAGACCACGCAAGAGCGAGAGATGCTGTTTTACTCAATCCAGATTTTTCAAGTTTACTTGAAAATCTAAAGGCCTTAGGGAAAGGGAAAAACCTTCCTGCAGTTTTTGTGGAGAGTTTAGTTAGTTCGAAAGAAGAGTATTTGTTAAGACCTGATTTAGGAAGAAGATTGTCTACTGAATCTGTGAATAATCTACAAAGTTTAAGTGGTGATTTTGATTTAGCGATCATCGGTGTCGACGGATTATCGGCAAAAGCAATTGAGAATAATTATATTCCATTTTTAACAATTTTAATGGAAGAAATAAATAAAACCGGTTTTCGGGTAGGTCCACTTGTGCTCTCCAAATGGGGTCGAGTGGCTATTGGAGATGAAGTCGGAGAGATATTGAATTCTAAAATTTCGATTGTTATCATCGGAGAACGACCAGGTTTATCTTCTGCTGATAGTTTGGGAGTATACATCACCTATCATCCGCAAGTTGGTAATACCGATGAAAGTCGTAATTGTATATCCAATATCAGGCCAGGGGGTTTTGCCTTTGAAAGTGCGGTAAAAAAAACTATCTATCTGATCACGGAATCAATTCAAAGAAAATTGTCAGGTGTTGGGTTAAAAGATGAAATGCCTCCAGAGTTTTTATTGCCATCGAAAGAAAACAGGGTTATCGGTGAATCTTAG